The following proteins come from a genomic window of Paenibacillus antri:
- a CDS encoding polysaccharide pyruvyl transferase family protein: MHSRVRRAPIILLRSSWQVVNIGDIAHTPGALALIERRFPEAEVILWASDDLTDEVAAMEHRRFPRLRIVKGRIGEDGRVEGPELEEAIASCDFLLHGSGPWLVASDDVAAFRKRTGKPYGVFGISYDDDPAVTELLSEAEFVYFRDTVSLERAKAAGVACPIMEFGPDAAFSCDVRDDERAERFLEANGLVPGAFLCCIPKLRYTPYWTIRNSPFDATKHARNEAMKEHDHAQLREAILAVVRETGLKVLICPEDRTQVAVGKEMLYDKLPDDVRSKVVWRPNFWSTDEAISVYVRSAGLFGNEMHSPILCVAHGVPAIVCRWAEQTVKGWMWRDIGLRDWLFDLDNEDEARRIVPAVLEMARHPERAKARAAEALVYVRERQRAMMETLEEAVLASVSRAGKGEAE, translated from the coding sequence ATGCACAGCCGAGTGAGGCGCGCACCGATTATCCTGCTGCGATCTTCGTGGCAAGTGGTGAACATCGGAGACATCGCGCATACGCCGGGCGCGTTGGCCTTGATCGAACGCCGCTTTCCCGAGGCGGAAGTCATTCTGTGGGCGTCGGACGACCTGACCGACGAGGTAGCCGCGATGGAGCATCGGCGGTTTCCGCGGCTTCGGATCGTCAAGGGGAGGATCGGCGAAGACGGGCGAGTCGAAGGACCGGAGCTCGAGGAAGCGATCGCCTCCTGCGATTTCCTGCTGCATGGATCCGGCCCATGGCTTGTGGCGAGCGACGACGTCGCCGCGTTCCGCAAGCGAACGGGGAAGCCGTACGGGGTGTTCGGCATCTCGTACGACGACGACCCGGCGGTGACGGAGCTGCTGAGCGAGGCGGAATTCGTCTATTTCCGCGATACGGTGTCGCTCGAGCGTGCGAAGGCCGCGGGGGTAGCTTGTCCGATCATGGAATTCGGCCCCGACGCGGCATTCTCGTGCGACGTGCGGGACGACGAGAGGGCGGAGCGATTCTTGGAAGCGAACGGTCTCGTCCCGGGCGCCTTCCTCTGCTGCATTCCGAAGCTGCGATATACGCCCTATTGGACGATCCGGAATTCCCCCTTCGACGCAACGAAGCATGCGCGCAACGAAGCGATGAAGGAGCATGATCACGCGCAGCTGCGCGAAGCGATTCTAGCCGTCGTCCGGGAGACGGGCCTTAAGGTGCTGATTTGCCCGGAGGATCGAACGCAGGTCGCGGTCGGGAAAGAGATGCTGTACGACAAGCTCCCCGACGATGTGCGCTCCAAGGTCGTATGGCGGCCGAACTTCTGGTCGACCGACGAGGCGATAAGCGTATACGTCCGTTCCGCCGGGCTGTTCGGAAACGAGATGCATTCCCCGATTCTATGCGTCGCGCACGGAGTGCCGGCGATCGTATGCCGTTGGGCCGAACAAACCGTGAAGGGCTGGATGTGGCGCGATATCGGACTCCGCGACTGGCTCTTCGATCTGGACAACGAGGACGAGGCGCGGCGGATCGTGCCGGCGGTGCTGGAGATGGCCCGGCATCCGGAACGCGCGAAGGCGCGAGCGGCGGAAGCGCTCGTCTACGTGCGGGAGCGGCAGCGGGCCATGATGGAGACGCTGGAGGAGGCCGTCCTGGCGAGCGTCTCGCGAGCGGGGAAGGGGGAGGCCGAATGA
- a CDS encoding cohesin domain-containing protein, with the protein MSAWTKTVKGAAALALLAAAILPAPQNTAVAAERAPHAAEQQQALPVFDQHLLLSALQEPYLKYKFMTPPTEPNYQFDGGYVETYDANAALLYLLFYAFYYPNETILEYNVTEEVRKRIEFIVKPGARNEPPSAGGITANWHYAAAYQTIVLAKHMPEVWDAIPEDAKRRIDLMMKAQLISSNFIMNPANDAKTHATGQAGGIYSNPNHWESYNAVYQLALLYHGSLEAVNEALTTTIPDEAAYEAFLAELHANGLWNIYDQWSYGQVKDFYLGIDTTTFDERFHTEPGYVSGASHPIQDWQQVKDRGTIPLDQRIVTPYESWPMFRETAKFFFQHPVGEVEMDAGEPIPYAGGATWGDPNRLERKLTGRVVDPHARERLPNRGEIGMAFEYDAGSNGERSNHNYVLEGLLPMLPTSFVLKALSRNDPDLWPSQSKPEEVAEVERRIRVGMTDIVYKGTHGYFSYDYRKLVTDTTNGEWRYYDVEYDRVATEDDKAIAEREFPVIRAYNAPRIGYDYLIGLYKAMFENEPGRAYNADVRLYRGSDAKAPVGHPASLKVGERFFAVIEADEVRQAAGMELTLRYDPAVLKIVAANGERRIGHLLPGLDLVAIDEADEASGTIRFSGVSTGYTATTTASGKNTKLYQVEFELLREKKDLGIVLEELRFVDAGNRQFAPEFRRTPPAANERGERQ; encoded by the coding sequence ATGAGCGCATGGACGAAAACGGTGAAAGGAGCCGCGGCGCTCGCCTTGCTGGCCGCGGCGATCCTCCCGGCCCCGCAGAACACGGCCGTCGCAGCCGAGCGGGCGCCTCACGCCGCGGAGCAGCAACAAGCGCTTCCCGTGTTCGATCAGCACCTGCTGCTGTCGGCGCTGCAGGAGCCCTACTTAAAATATAAATTCATGACGCCGCCGACGGAGCCGAATTATCAATTCGACGGCGGCTACGTCGAAACGTACGACGCGAACGCGGCGCTGTTGTACCTGTTGTTCTATGCTTTCTATTATCCGAACGAGACGATTCTCGAGTACAACGTAACGGAAGAGGTCCGCAAGCGGATCGAGTTTATAGTAAAGCCCGGGGCAAGGAACGAGCCGCCCAGCGCGGGCGGCATCACGGCGAATTGGCACTACGCGGCCGCCTATCAGACGATCGTGCTCGCGAAGCATATGCCCGAGGTGTGGGACGCGATTCCCGAGGACGCCAAACGGCGGATCGACCTGATGATGAAGGCGCAGCTCATTTCGTCCAACTTTATTATGAATCCCGCGAACGACGCCAAGACGCACGCGACCGGGCAAGCGGGGGGCATCTATTCCAACCCGAACCACTGGGAGAGCTACAACGCGGTGTATCAGCTTGCGCTGCTGTATCACGGCTCTCTCGAGGCGGTGAACGAGGCGCTGACGACCACGATTCCCGACGAAGCGGCGTACGAGGCGTTCTTGGCGGAGCTTCATGCGAACGGGTTATGGAACATCTACGATCAATGGAGCTACGGGCAAGTGAAGGACTTCTATCTCGGCATCGACACGACGACGTTCGACGAGCGCTTCCATACCGAGCCCGGCTACGTGTCCGGCGCGAGCCATCCGATCCAGGATTGGCAGCAGGTCAAGGATCGCGGAACCATCCCCTTGGATCAGAGAATCGTCACGCCTTACGAATCCTGGCCGATGTTTCGGGAGACGGCGAAGTTTTTCTTCCAGCATCCGGTCGGCGAAGTGGAGATGGACGCCGGGGAACCGATTCCATACGCCGGCGGGGCGACTTGGGGCGATCCGAATCGGCTGGAGCGGAAGCTGACCGGTCGAGTCGTCGATCCGCACGCGCGGGAGCGACTGCCGAACCGGGGCGAGATCGGCATGGCGTTCGAGTACGATGCGGGAAGCAACGGCGAGCGAAGCAACCACAATTATGTGCTCGAGGGCTTGCTGCCGATGCTGCCGACGTCCTTCGTGCTGAAGGCGCTCAGCCGGAACGATCCGGACTTGTGGCCGTCGCAGTCGAAGCCGGAGGAGGTGGCGGAGGTGGAGCGCCGCATTCGCGTCGGGATGACGGACATCGTCTACAAGGGGACGCACGGGTACTTTTCCTACGACTATAGGAAGCTAGTGACCGATACGACCAACGGCGAATGGAGATATTACGACGTCGAATACGACCGCGTCGCCACCGAAGACGATAAAGCGATCGCCGAGCGGGAGTTTCCGGTCATTCGCGCCTATAACGCGCCGCGGATCGGTTACGATTATCTGATAGGACTGTACAAGGCTATGTTCGAAAATGAACCCGGCCGCGCGTACAACGCGGACGTCCGACTGTACCGCGGCTCCGACGCGAAGGCGCCCGTCGGCCATCCCGCCTCGCTGAAGGTCGGCGAGCGATTCTTCGCCGTCATCGAAGCGGACGAGGTGCGGCAGGCGGCGGGAATGGAGCTGACGCTGCGCTACGATCCGGCGGTCCTGAAGATCGTCGCCGCGAACGGCGAAAGACGCATAGGGCATCTCTTGCCCGGCCTCGACCTCGTCGCGATCGACGAGGCGGACGAGGCGAGCGGAACGATCCGCTTCTCCGGCGTCTCGACAGGGTATACGGCGACGACGACGGCGAGCGGGAAAAACACGAAGCTGTATCAGGTCGAATTCGAGCTGCTAAGGGAGAAGAAGGATCTCGGCATCGTCCTCGAGGAGCTTCGCTTCGTCGACGCCGGGAATCGGCAGTTCGCTCCGGAGTTCCGGCGAACGCCGCCGGCCGCGAACGAGAGGGGGGAGCGGCAGTGA
- a CDS encoding CBM96 family carbohydrate-binding protein produces the protein MNGSVTMRSRSRWLYCGLAILFLLGSLLSYAPARTEAAERLTATIVPTEDTFAYRDSNQSASPTLVSRYNGGGYERVSYLKFDLSNLAGMTVEHATFKVYLIRTEGMGDVGAFGLTDNDWSDDTVHLTNEDGTFRRPSEEGRTLLGRYAFNTSGTNAVGAWIEYDIAAYLNERLQDGETAATVMLKNFSYAESSATAGQGFAYFGSSESANRPTIEAVYSEGGTAGGPPAKPTVVLAGIEPSPPTITLKWAAAARAAHYTVSRSVYEEGAFVALDGALRSMEDGVYFDDSTVQSDRVYGYKVTAYSEDGSSAESDVLVVTVPPFLGPGDETSASFAPTDDAYINQANENAYLNFGNRQEMIVRHNAAFWKRVGYAKFDLGALVGVTDVRKATLRLYLRDVQSGGSMVGLYAIRDNAWSEADITAFDVPSEEGKELIGSVNALAGVPTNAWYEIDVTPYIRQRFANHERELTIMLLGGLDAQRSQGYAYFGTKESPNGPGLTIDYVIPDRVPPLEPPAPAVLEATGTNVTLGWPVVAGAAKYRVYRKSEGEAQFAPLHAGTYVENGTVYANDASVEFGTSYEYRVDAIGPGGDALSGQPVLASTPPLELAAPMGLRETLNKGDALALAWEAVPFATSYELYRSLQPEDGYALVAEVAETAFEDEGLALDARYYYRLKAKRGRYESPLSEAVAMRTERYATTVFGRVALEGAADHGGIVVRLSVDGLEAKRAVTDAAGNFALYAVPPGAYELAFTKAAYLKRISADVTVEQADVDVGSLGELKLGDLNGDDRIDLSDLRLIAAAYGNRSSSVDFNPLLDLNRDGRIDRADVDRLLVHYGAATGRGD, from the coding sequence GTGAACGGAAGCGTGACGATGCGATCGAGATCCCGTTGGCTGTATTGCGGGCTTGCGATCCTTTTCCTACTAGGAAGTTTATTGTCCTATGCACCTGCCCGGACGGAAGCCGCGGAGCGTCTGACGGCGACGATCGTTCCGACCGAGGATACGTTCGCTTACCGCGACAGCAACCAATCCGCTAGCCCGACCTTGGTGTCTCGGTACAACGGCGGCGGGTACGAACGGGTTTCATATTTGAAATTCGACCTGTCGAATTTGGCGGGAATGACGGTAGAACACGCAACCTTCAAGGTGTATCTGATCCGCACCGAGGGCATGGGCGACGTGGGGGCGTTCGGCTTGACAGATAACGATTGGTCGGACGACACGGTGCATCTGACGAACGAGGACGGCACGTTCCGCAGGCCGAGCGAGGAAGGGCGGACGCTGCTTGGACGCTATGCGTTCAATACGTCCGGCACGAACGCCGTGGGCGCCTGGATCGAATACGATATTGCGGCGTACTTGAACGAGCGGCTTCAAGACGGAGAGACGGCCGCGACGGTGATGCTGAAGAACTTCTCCTACGCCGAGTCGTCGGCTACGGCGGGTCAGGGATTCGCCTATTTCGGATCGTCCGAATCGGCGAATCGGCCGACGATCGAGGCCGTCTATTCGGAGGGCGGGACGGCCGGCGGGCCGCCGGCGAAGCCGACGGTCGTATTGGCGGGGATCGAACCGTCGCCTCCGACGATTACGCTCAAATGGGCGGCCGCCGCTCGCGCGGCGCATTACACGGTCAGCCGTTCCGTCTATGAGGAAGGCGCATTCGTCGCCCTCGACGGCGCCTTGCGCTCGATGGAGGACGGGGTGTACTTCGACGATTCGACGGTGCAATCGGACCGGGTTTACGGTTATAAGGTAACGGCCTATTCCGAGGACGGCTCCTCCGCGGAGAGCGACGTCTTGGTCGTGACCGTGCCGCCGTTCCTCGGCCCGGGAGACGAGACGTCGGCGTCGTTCGCGCCGACGGACGACGCATATATCAATCAAGCGAACGAGAACGCGTACTTGAATTTCGGGAACCGGCAAGAGATGATCGTACGTCACAACGCCGCGTTCTGGAAGCGGGTCGGCTACGCGAAGTTCGACCTGGGGGCGCTGGTCGGAGTTACGGACGTTCGGAAAGCGACGCTCCGTCTGTACTTGAGGGACGTCCAGAGCGGGGGCTCGATGGTCGGGCTGTACGCGATCCGAGACAACGCATGGAGCGAAGCGGACATTACCGCGTTCGACGTGCCGAGCGAGGAAGGGAAGGAGCTGATCGGCAGCGTGAACGCGCTCGCCGGCGTCCCGACGAACGCTTGGTACGAGATCGACGTCACGCCTTATATCCGGCAGCGCTTCGCCAACCACGAGCGGGAGCTGACGATCATGCTGCTGGGCGGCTTGGATGCGCAGCGGTCGCAGGGCTACGCGTACTTCGGCACGAAGGAAAGCCCGAACGGGCCCGGCCTGACGATCGACTACGTCATTCCGGATCGCGTGCCTCCGCTCGAGCCGCCCGCGCCTGCGGTGCTCGAAGCGACCGGGACGAACGTGACGCTCGGCTGGCCCGTGGTTGCAGGCGCGGCGAAATATCGAGTGTACCGGAAGTCGGAGGGGGAAGCGCAGTTCGCCCCGCTGCATGCAGGGACCTATGTCGAAAACGGGACGGTGTACGCGAACGATGCGAGCGTGGAATTCGGAACGAGCTACGAATATCGCGTCGACGCCATCGGTCCCGGAGGCGACGCGTTGTCCGGACAACCGGTGCTAGCGTCGACCCCGCCTCTGGAGCTGGCGGCCCCGATGGGGCTGCGCGAGACGTTGAACAAAGGGGATGCGTTGGCGTTGGCTTGGGAGGCGGTGCCTTTCGCGACGTCTTATGAGCTGTACAGATCGCTTCAGCCTGAGGACGGCTACGCGCTTGTCGCCGAGGTCGCCGAGACCGCGTTCGAAGACGAGGGCCTGGCGTTGGACGCCAGGTACTATTACCGTTTGAAGGCGAAGCGGGGGCGTTACGAATCCCCCTTGTCGGAAGCCGTCGCGATGCGGACGGAGCGGTACGCGACGACCGTCTTCGGCCGCGTCGCGCTGGAAGGAGCCGCCGATCACGGCGGCATCGTCGTGCGGCTGTCGGTCGACGGTCTCGAAGCGAAACGAGCGGTAACGGACGCGGCCGGGAACTTCGCGCTGTATGCCGTGCCGCCCGGCGCGTACGAGCTCGCGTTTACGAAAGCCGCCTATCTGAAGCGGATATCGGCGGACGTGACGGTGGAGCAGGCGGATGTCGACGTCGGGTCGTTAGGGGAGCTGAAGCTCGGGGATCTTAACGGCGACGACCGCATCGATCTGTCGGACCTCCGTTTGATCGCCGCGGCGTACGGGAACCGGAGCAGCTCCGTCGACTTCAACCCTCTCCTTGACTTGAACCGCGACGGCCGGATCGACCGGGCCGACGTAGACCGGCTGCTCGTCCATTACGGAGCCGCGACGGGGCGCGGCGACTGA
- a CDS encoding FAD-dependent oxidoreductase, with translation MTITIGERRNGVQVSRPAAFAPAETYDVIVVGLGTAGALAAIAAAERGLRVLGIERLNAMGGTGTLGAVVGYYFGNKGGLFEEIDQEVQRLSGAAAYTKAGGVNADLKKLALERRALAAGVELRYECTAVGVYLEHNEVRGLRWIGPNGPDEAGCRIAIDCTGDAEIAAMAGASYRKGRELDGKAQPFSNALVWINDGAVHTFYTDSGYVDVEDAEDYARAVLESACVHTHQPERFEERRKFVKLAPLLGVREGRFIEGERQVTFADFLDDKETEEPIFYAYSNVDNHGKDMAFESENQRDWIVAASLWGLNFSVPVPLGALLPKGVGRLLVAGRALAVDHDLAPCVRMKRDMQKCGEAAGLAAALAIETGVPLTRLPYESLKPRLLEKGCLLAANHKGMRDGQPSMDEAMPSIRWLRDEADIQSGLDGEKPGLAIWSAKRLGGAMLPSLRAWAAQTERVHLRRHSAFALALLGDEAALPALRETMRERDGFFPKTSRKYNQARGYAAIYLLGKLGDETVVPELIDILRSREAFKNVSTDVEFINHDDEYFFQYFTFALRALFQIADRHPAERERVITAAREIVDEPSFALHVTMKPSKDVNFDMADTIRGVVRRQAEAWSTSQRQRENRVAARPGGSDVTE, from the coding sequence ATGACGATCACTATAGGGGAACGCAGGAACGGGGTCCAAGTCAGCCGCCCTGCGGCGTTCGCGCCGGCCGAGACGTACGACGTCATCGTCGTCGGCCTCGGCACCGCCGGCGCGCTCGCGGCGATCGCCGCGGCGGAACGCGGCCTCCGCGTTCTAGGCATAGAACGGCTGAACGCGATGGGCGGCACGGGCACGCTCGGCGCCGTCGTCGGGTATTACTTCGGCAACAAGGGCGGATTGTTCGAGGAGATCGACCAAGAGGTGCAGCGGCTGTCGGGCGCCGCGGCGTATACGAAGGCCGGCGGCGTCAACGCCGATCTGAAGAAGCTGGCGCTCGAGCGCCGCGCGCTCGCCGCGGGCGTCGAGCTCCGCTACGAATGCACGGCGGTCGGCGTGTACCTGGAACATAACGAAGTGCGAGGTCTGCGGTGGATCGGCCCGAACGGGCCGGACGAAGCCGGCTGCCGCATCGCGATCGACTGTACGGGCGACGCGGAGATCGCGGCGATGGCGGGCGCGTCGTACCGGAAGGGGCGGGAGCTCGACGGGAAGGCGCAGCCGTTCTCGAACGCGCTCGTCTGGATCAACGACGGCGCCGTGCACACGTTCTACACGGATTCCGGGTACGTCGACGTCGAAGACGCGGAGGATTACGCTCGCGCGGTTCTCGAGTCGGCTTGCGTACACACGCACCAGCCCGAGCGGTTCGAGGAGCGCCGGAAGTTCGTAAAGCTGGCGCCGCTGCTCGGCGTCCGGGAAGGCCGGTTCATCGAGGGGGAGCGGCAGGTGACGTTCGCGGACTTCTTGGACGACAAGGAGACGGAGGAGCCGATCTTCTACGCGTACTCGAACGTCGACAACCATGGCAAGGATATGGCGTTCGAAAGCGAAAACCAACGCGACTGGATCGTGGCGGCCAGCCTCTGGGGACTGAACTTCTCGGTGCCCGTGCCGCTCGGCGCGCTGCTGCCGAAGGGAGTCGGCCGCCTTCTCGTCGCCGGCCGCGCGCTTGCGGTCGACCACGATCTGGCGCCTTGCGTCCGCATGAAGCGGGATATGCAGAAGTGCGGCGAGGCGGCGGGGCTCGCGGCGGCGCTCGCGATCGAAACCGGCGTCCCGTTGACCCGGCTGCCGTACGAATCGCTGAAGCCGCGCCTGCTCGAGAAGGGCTGCCTGCTGGCCGCGAACCATAAGGGGATGCGCGACGGCCAGCCGTCGATGGACGAGGCGATGCCGTCGATCCGTTGGCTGCGGGACGAAGCGGACATCCAAAGCGGCCTCGACGGCGAGAAGCCGGGCCTCGCGATCTGGTCCGCGAAGCGGCTCGGGGGCGCGATGCTCCCGTCGCTGCGGGCGTGGGCGGCGCAGACGGAGCGCGTCCATCTGCGCCGGCACAGCGCCTTCGCGCTGGCGCTGCTCGGCGACGAGGCGGCGCTGCCGGCGTTGCGCGAGACGATGCGCGAGCGCGACGGCTTCTTCCCGAAGACGAGCCGGAAGTACAATCAGGCGCGAGGCTACGCCGCGATCTACTTGCTCGGCAAGCTGGGCGACGAGACGGTCGTGCCGGAGCTGATCGACATATTGCGGAGCCGCGAAGCGTTCAAGAACGTATCGACGGACGTCGAATTTATCAATCATGACGACGAATACTTTTTCCAATATTTTACCTTCGCCTTACGAGCCTTGTTCCAGATCGCCGATCGGCACCCGGCGGAGCGCGAGCGCGTCATAACCGCCGCGAGGGAAATCGTCGACGAGCCGAGCTTCGCGCTCCATGTGACGATGAAGCCGTCGAAGGACGTGAACTTCGATATGGCGGATACGATCCGCGGCGTCGTGCGGCGGCAGGCGGAGGCTTGGTCGACGTCGCAGCGGCAGCGCGAAAACCGCGTCGCGGCGCGGCCGGGAGGTTCCGACGTCACCGAATAA
- a CDS encoding extracellular solute-binding protein — MKMHKSFGWIMTFTLFAGVLAACSGGGGGGEGAAETPSAQQPSASGGGETTPPAGNGEKITLSYWAGISASQSQSLQTFNDLLTYQEMEKRTGVHIEFQHPAVGSEKEQFNLMIASGDLPDMIEYNFTAYPGGPEKALGDGILIELNDVIEQHAPNLKKYLDENPEMKKQVITDSGKMYVFPSIGVGNRGVNNGIMIRKDWLDDLGLANPVTIDDWTNVLRAFKNEKSASAPLTMMLTHLLGSNTFNSAFDVGVDFYNDNGTIKYGPIEPGFKEYLAQLNAWYEEGLFDPDFATQDGAAFDAKVINSSTGAFFAFIGSGMGKFLPALAEKDPKFTLAAAQYPVKSAGQEPRFITYSHEYRGTGSVGITTANENVEATAEWLDYFYSEEGHNLKSWGVEGVTFNWEGDFPRFTDLIMKNPDGLSIGDAMSKYTRVNAPAVGFVGPDEYIEQYYDYDQQKEAAAVYSQFQSNASETRLPLVSHTPEEANELATIMAEVNTFREEMLLKFVMGSEPIENFDAYVEQLKKMNIERAIELKAAAVERYAQR; from the coding sequence ATGAAAATGCACAAGTCATTCGGATGGATCATGACGTTCACGCTGTTCGCCGGGGTGCTGGCGGCATGCAGCGGGGGCGGAGGCGGGGGCGAAGGCGCAGCCGAGACGCCGTCCGCGCAGCAGCCTTCGGCATCCGGCGGGGGCGAGACGACGCCGCCGGCGGGGAACGGCGAGAAGATTACGCTGTCGTATTGGGCCGGGATCAGCGCCAGCCAATCGCAGTCGCTCCAGACGTTCAACGACTTGTTGACGTATCAAGAGATGGAGAAGCGCACAGGCGTGCATATCGAATTCCAGCACCCGGCCGTAGGCAGCGAGAAGGAGCAGTTCAACCTGATGATCGCGTCCGGCGATCTGCCGGATATGATCGAGTACAATTTCACCGCCTATCCCGGCGGACCGGAGAAGGCGCTGGGGGACGGCATTCTTATCGAATTGAACGACGTCATCGAGCAGCATGCGCCGAACTTGAAGAAGTATCTGGACGAGAATCCGGAGATGAAGAAGCAGGTCATTACGGATTCCGGCAAGATGTACGTATTCCCCAGCATCGGAGTCGGGAACCGCGGCGTGAACAACGGGATCATGATCCGCAAGGACTGGCTGGACGATCTTGGCCTCGCGAATCCGGTCACGATCGACGATTGGACGAATGTGCTGCGCGCGTTCAAAAACGAGAAATCGGCGAGCGCTCCGCTCACGATGATGCTTACTCATCTGCTCGGTTCCAATACGTTCAACAGTGCATTCGATGTCGGCGTCGACTTCTATAACGATAACGGCACCATCAAATACGGTCCGATCGAGCCGGGCTTCAAGGAATATCTGGCGCAGCTGAATGCATGGTATGAAGAAGGACTGTTCGATCCCGATTTCGCGACGCAAGACGGCGCAGCCTTCGACGCGAAGGTAATTAACAGCAGCACCGGCGCCTTCTTTGCTTTCATCGGAAGCGGCATGGGCAAATTTTTGCCCGCGCTGGCGGAGAAGGATCCGAAATTCACGCTTGCAGCCGCTCAGTACCCCGTGAAGAGCGCAGGTCAAGAGCCGCGGTTCATTACGTACTCTCATGAATACCGGGGAACGGGAAGCGTAGGGATTACGACCGCCAACGAGAATGTCGAAGCGACGGCCGAATGGCTGGATTACTTCTACTCGGAGGAAGGCCACAATCTGAAATCGTGGGGCGTGGAAGGCGTCACGTTTAACTGGGAAGGCGATTTCCCGCGCTTCACGGACCTCATTATGAAAAACCCGGACGGCTTGTCGATCGGGGACGCAATGAGTAAATATACGCGGGTGAACGCCCCTGCCGTCGGCTTCGTCGGTCCCGACGAATATATCGAGCAATATTACGATTACGATCAGCAGAAGGAAGCCGCCGCCGTATACAGCCAATTCCAAAGCAATGCTTCCGAGACGAGGCTGCCGCTCGTCAGCCATACGCCGGAGGAAGCGAACGAGCTGGCGACGATTATGGCCGAAGTGAATACGTTCCGCGAGGAGATGCTCCTGAAGTTCGTCATGGGCTCCGAGCCGATCGAGAACTTCGACGCGTACGTCGAGCAGCTGAAGAAGATGAACATCGAGCGCGCCATCGAGCTGAAGGCCGCCGCCGTCGAGCGTTACGCCCAGCGGTAA
- a CDS encoding ABC transporter permease: MMKVWSSAIRKDFRLHKYLYIMIFPVALHYLLFQYVPMYGAIIAFKDYQVAKGLFDSPWVGWKHFVDFFDSYYFWRLLTNTFMLNLYQLLFVFPAPILFALLLNELVGKRFKRVVQTVTYLPHFISLIVICGMITQFVSRDGVVTDLLVWLGMERTALLGHPENFRTIYIVSDIWQTIGWSSIIYLAAISGVNPELYEAARMDGAGRAKQMFHVTLPGIAPIIVILLILKIGSMLDIGFEKIILLYNPNTYATADVINTFVYRRGLTSTLEFSYATAVGLFQATVNFLMLVFANWFSRKVSETSLW, translated from the coding sequence ATGATGAAAGTCTGGTCGAGCGCCATTCGCAAAGATTTCCGCCTGCATAAATATTTGTATATCATGATCTTTCCGGTGGCGCTTCATTACCTGCTCTTCCAATACGTCCCCATGTACGGCGCAATAATCGCGTTCAAGGATTACCAAGTGGCCAAGGGACTGTTCGACAGCCCGTGGGTCGGGTGGAAGCACTTCGTAGATTTCTTCGACAGCTATTACTTCTGGAGATTGCTCACGAACACGTTCATGCTCAATCTGTACCAGCTATTATTCGTCTTCCCCGCCCCGATTCTGTTCGCGCTGCTGCTGAACGAGCTGGTCGGCAAGCGGTTCAAGCGCGTCGTTCAGACCGTAACCTACTTGCCGCACTTCATCTCGCTTATCGTCATCTGCGGCATGATTACGCAATTCGTCTCTCGCGACGGCGTCGTCACCGATCTGCTCGTCTGGCTCGGCATGGAGCGAACGGCGCTGCTCGGCCATCCCGAGAACTTCCGAACGATCTATATCGTCTCGGATATTTGGCAGACGATCGGCTGGAGCTCGATCATCTACCTGGCCGCGATCAGCGGCGTCAATCCGGAGCTGTACGAAGCGGCGCGCATGGACGGCGCGGGACGCGCGAAACAGATGTTCCATGTGACGCTGCCCGGCATCGCGCCGATTATCGTCATTCTGCTCATCCTGAAGATCGGGAGCATGCTGGATATCGGGTTCGAGAAGATTATCCTGCTGTACAACCCGAATACGTACGCGACGGCGGACGTCATTAACACCTTCGTCTATCGGCGCGGCCTCACCTCGACGTTGGAGTTCAGCTACGCGACGGCGGTCGGCTTGTTTCAGGCGACGGTGAACTTCTTGATGCTCGTGTTCGCGAATTGGTTCAGCCGCAAGGTCAGCGAGACCAGCTTATGGTAA